In the Brevundimonas sp. LM2 genome, GGTCGGGGCCACGCACGGCGCGTTTCAGCCGGCGCAGGCGTTCGGAGAATTTGGTGCCGCGCATGTCGACCACCAGGCCCCAGCGGGTGTCGCGGACCTGGTTCCACAGCGCCAGCCAGTCCCAGCGGCCGGTCCGGTCCAGCACGATCAGCCGGTTCAGACGCGGCGTGTCGGCGAACAGGGGGGCGGAGGCGGCGGATCCGACGATGGTGAACTCCGCCTCGGGCAGGCTGTCGGCCAGATAGGCCAGGACCCCCGACGACAGGACGGCGGCCTCGGGCTCGGCCTGCGCGATGTAGAGGATGGGGAAACGGGCACTCATGGGTGGACCGTATACGGATTCTCTTGCGGCGGGGATGAGGCGATAGCGTTCGTCTCCTCCCCGTGCGCGCTTGGCGAATGGGGAGGTGGCAGCGAGCCCTTGCGAGCTGACGGAGGGGTTCTGCGTGCATCAAGAACCCCTTCGTCTCCTCCGCTTCGCTCCGGATCCACCTCCCCATCGCTGCGCGACAGGGAGGAGACAAGCGTGCACAGCCTTCCTATCTCTCCCTCCATGACCGATCGCATCGCCCGTCTGAACAGCCGCGCCCTCATCCGGGTGGCCGGTCCCGACGCCCGGCCGTTCCTGCACAACCTGCTGACCCAGGACGTCGAGACCCTGGGCGAGGGCGAGGTGCGGTTCGGGGCCATGCTGTCGCCGCCGGGACGGCTGCTGTTCGACCTGTTCCTGTGGGGCGAGGGCGAGGCGGTGATCCTGGACGTGGCGGCGGACCGGCGCGCGGCGCTGATCCAGCGCCTGACGATGTATCGGCTGCGGGCCCAGGTCGAGGTCGCGGCCGACGACCGTCCGGTGATGGCCAGCTGGCCGGGCGTGGCGGACGGCTTCGTCCCCGACCCCCGGACGGCGGCGCTGGGCGGGCGGGCGATCGGCGAGCGCCCGGCCGACGCCGTCGAGGCCGACTATGACTCCCACCGCCTCTCCGTCGGCGTGCCCGACCCGGCGGCGGATGCGGGGTCGGACAAGACCTATCCGATCGAGGCCAATTTCGACCTGCTGAACGGCATCGACTTCCACAAGGGCTGTTTTGTCGGTCAGGAGACGACCTCGCGGATGAAACGGCGCGGCGAGATCAAGAAGCGGATGCTGCCGGTTACCTTCGAGGGTCCGGCGCCGTCGCCGGGGGCGGAGATCCTGAACGGGGAGCTGCGCGCGGGCGAGGTGCTGACCGGGCAGAACGGGGTGGTCATGGCCCTGGTCCGGCTGGACCGGATCGACGGGGCCCTGACGATCGAGGGACGGACCGCGCAGGTGGTTCGGCCCGTCTGGATGATCGAGACGTCCAACTGATCGTCGATCATGGGGCAATGCAGCCGGGGCTGAACCATGAAAGTTCAGAATCGGTGCGGCAAAGCTGAAACCGTCGGCGCGCGCGCGAGTAACTTCCTTCGGAAGCGGCTAAAGCACCGGAGGAATTCATATGTCCAAGACCGATCTCATTCTCGCCCAGCTCGACCAGCGCGTCGAACGCCGCGCCGAGCGCCGCAAATTCTTCAAGACCGCCGGGGGTTTCGCGGTCGGTGCCACGGCAGGGGCCGTGCTCGGGGCCTGCTCCAGCAACAGCGACACCGCCGTCGCCCAGGCCGCCCCGACCGCCAACGTCGATAACGACGTGCTGAACTTCGCCCTGAACCTGGAATATCTGGAAGCCCAGTTCTATTCCTTCGCCGCCTTCGGCACCGGCCTGAGCAATGCCGACCTCGGCGGCACGGGCACGCAGGGTGCCGTCACCGGCGGAGCCCAGGTGCCCTTCAGTGATCCGGTCGTGCGCCAGTACGCCAATGAGATCGCCCAGGACGAGATCGCCCACGTGCGCTTCCTGCGCCAGGTGCTGGGCAACATCGCGGTGGCCCAGCCGGCCATCGACATCTCGGGCACCAACCCGAACGGGGCCTTCTCCAACGCCGCCCGCGCGGCCGGCCTGGTCGGTGCCGGCGTGGCCTTCAATCCGTATGCCTCGGACGAAAACTTCCTGCTGGGAGCCTTCATCTTCGAAGACGTCGGCGTCTCGGCCTACAAGGGCGCATCGCCACTGATCACCAACAAGACCTATCTGGAAGCCGCCGCCGGCATCCTGGCGGCCGAGGCCTATCACGCGGGCATCGTTCGCACCGTCCTGTACGCCAAGGGTATTCCGACCGGCCCGACGCCCAGCCTGCGCGCCAATGCGGACGCGATCTCCAACGCCCGCGACAGCCTGGACGGCAGCTCGGACCTGGACCAGGGCATCAGCCCGACCGGGACCGGCAACGCCGCAGCCTCGAACATCTTCCCGAGCGACTCCAACGCCATCGCCTTCAGCCGCACGACCCAGCAGGTGCTGAACATCGTCTATCTGAACGCGGCCGCAGGCACGTCCAGCGGCGGCTTCTTCCCCGCCGGCCTGAACGGCACCTTCCGCTCGACCTGAGGTCGGCAGACGTCCGAACGAACAACCCCGCCGGTCCATGGACCGGCGGGGTTTTCTATGTCCGGGTTTTACGGCCGGCGCGACCGGTCGGCGGTCGTCGGCCTAGCTGACCGACAGCGGCGGGGTCTGCTGGTGCTGAACCACGCGCCACACGTCGTGCTCCAGCCGGCGGTAGGTGGAGGTGCACCAGGCCTCGTAGCCCGTGGCGCCCTCCTTTTCGGCGCGCGCCTTGTAGGCCACGACGATCAGACCCTCCTGCGGACGCGAGATCTGCCCTTCGGTGATGTCAACGCTGGTCCAGCGGGGTGTGTGCGCCACCGCTTCGATCGCCGCGCGACCGCCCTGCACGTGCGGCTCGGACGGGAGGACCATCAGACAGGATTCGTCGACGAGTTCGCGGTAATGATCCGCGTCCCCCGTCCAGAGGCTTTCCTCGAAACTCCACACGCGCGCGTCTTCCATCGTTGTCTCCTGCAAGGTTAAGTTCTGACAATCCGGCGTGTGCGTGGATGTTCCCGGGCCGCGTCGTGGCGGAGTGTCTCAACCTGCCGATCGCCGACAGGGGCAGGTCGCCGATCGCGGCGAACTTCGGCGCGAGAGCGGACAAGGCCCGTAGGAGCCGCTAGCCTCGGACGATGACCGAAGCTCCCACGCGCTGCGCCTGGTGCGGGACCGACCCGCTGTATGTCGCCTATCACGACGCCGAATGGGGCGTGCCCGAATGGGATGCGCGGGCGCTGTGGGAGAAGCTGGTGCTGGACGGTTTCCAGGCGGGCCTGAGCTGGATCACCATCCTGAAGAAGCGCGAGGCCTTCCGGGTGGCCTTCGACGGTTTCGATCCCGACCGGGTCGCGGCCTATGGCGAGGCCGACCGGGCGCGGCTGATGGCCGATGCGGGCATCGTGCGCTCCGGGGCCAAGATCGAGGCCACGATCCGGGGCGCGCGGGTGTTCGTCGGGATGCGCGACCGGGGCGAGGACTTTTCCGCCTGGCTGTGGTCCTTCGTCGACGGCGCGCCGATCCAGAACGCCTGGGCCGACAGCGAGGCGCGCCCGACGCAGACGGAGGCGTCGGTCGCCATGGCGAAGGCGCTGAAGGCGCGGGGCTTCGGCTTCTGCGGGCCGGTGATCGCCTATGCCTTCATGCAGGCGACCGGGATGGTCAACGATCACGGCGTGGCGTGCTTTCGCCACGCGGCGGTGCGGGCGATCGCCGATCCGTAGGAAGAGCGTCTAGGCCTGGCCTTCGCCGCGCTGAAAGACCACCACGACGCCGTCCTCGGTCCAGACTTCGGCGTGCGAAAAGGTCTGGTCCTCGATCAGGGCTTCCCGGGCCATCTCCAGCGCTTCGGACTGGTCCGGCAGATCGAAATATCGGGATTCGGCTCGCGTGGTCGGCCCATCGTGAAGGTACAGTCGGTATCTGGGCACGTGGACTCTCTTACTAACGTTTTCACAAGCTTGAGGAATCATCACTTCTGTCATTGACCATGACCCACTCGCGGCGTTTGGTCCCATCCAAAGTTGGTCAGTGTGCAGATTTTCGACCGAGGCGACGACGGCCCGGTCCGGTCGGCACGATGCCCGCCGGCCCCGCGATGGTCCCGACGGCGGTGACGGTCTAGCGCGCGCGCGCGGCGCGCCGCTCCAGCACCGCGCGCAAGGAGGTCTCGATCTGGCCGCCGCTCCAGGCTTCGCCGTAGTCCGAGGCGGCCCGCTGCGCCAGGGCGACGAGCGGCGGGAGGGCGGCCACGCGTCGGGACAGGGCGGCGGTCATCGGCGCGGCCTCGTCCAGGATCGCCTCTAGCGGGGGAAAGCGGTCGGCCATGGTGGTCCACAGCGTCGCCGTCACCACATCGGCCAGGCCCGGCCTCGCCCCGCCGAGCAGATGGCCCGCGGTCGTCGTCAGGCCATGGCGACGTCCCGTCTCCTCCCACAGGCCCATCCATTTGCGCAGGCGCGGCTCGAACGTCGCCCACCGGTCGTCGGTCCACATCAGGCGTCCGCCGTCCAGGGTCAGGTCGTCGATCACGTCGTTGGCGTCGTTGACGACCTTCAGGGCCAGGGCCCGCATGCCGGGCGTGTCGGGCAGCAGCTCCAGCGTCTCGCCCAGATAGAGCAGGATGGCCGGCATCTGGGACAGGGCCACCTCGGCCCGATGGTCGACCAGGATGGGCGGTCCCATGAAGGGCACCGGCATGTCCGCCGGCGGACCATCCATCAGGTCTGCGATCGCGTCGTCGTCGGCCTCGGTCCAGGTCTGGCCGGCGAAGGCCAGGACCGCGCGGACGAACTGACCCCGGAAGGGGACGGACCAGTAGTACAGGGTGTAGTCGGACATCGCGGGCCTTTTGCGTTCAGACGGGAACAACGCGGGCGGGCCCCAGGCCGTTCACCCGCCGCCGACACCGTCGCCGACACTGTCGCGTGCGGCTTCCGCTGCGGGCCACTTCAGTTTATGGGCGGGCATGGTCGGCAAGACGACAGCCCAGGCGAAGTCCGCACGCCCCTTTCCCACGATGACGCTGGAGACCCTGCTGGCGGCGCGCGTCGGCGGGCCGGTGTGCGGGGTGGACGAGGCCGGACGCGGGCCCTGGGCCGGGCCGGTGGCGGCGGGGGCGGTGATCCTGTCGGCCGACAACCTTCCCCCCGGCATCGACGACTCCAAGGCCCTGACGGCGGCGCGGCGCGAGGAACTGGCGGTCGAGATCAAGCGCCGCGCCGTGGCCTGGGGCGTTGGCTTCGCCTCGGTCGAGGAGATCGAGACGCTGAACATCCTGCAGGCCACGGGGCTGGCCATGTGCCGGGCGATCGAGGCGCTGATGGTGACACCCAAGGCGGCGCTGGTGGACGGCAACTACCGGTTCAAACTGCCCTGCGACGTCGAGACGGCGGTCGGCGGGGACGGGCTGTCGCTGTCGATCGCGGCCGCCTCGATCCTGGCCAAGACGGCGCGGGACCAGGTCATGATCGAGATGGACGCCGTCTATCCGGGCTACGGCTTCGCCGGGCACAAGGGCTACAATGCGCCGGTGCACAGCGCGGCGCTGAAGGCGATGGGACCCTGCGCCATCCACCGGCGCGGCTGGTCGCCGATCCGGGCCCTGCTGGAAGCCTAGGCCTCAGGTCGCCATCAGACCGCCGACCAGCGCGCCCAGCACGGCCGCGATGACGGCGCCCACGCCGAAGGTCAGCCAGCCGGCAGGGGTGGCCTCATCCCGGGGCGGCGGGGCCCGCCAGACCCGCAGCGGCGCGACGGCCTCGGCGCGGGCCAGGAAGTCGTTCGCCGGCCGGCCATCGAACCGGGTCGGCGTCGGGGCGCGCCAGGCGACCGTCCGATAGGCGCGGGCGGCGGCGCTGGGCGGGAAGGACGCGGCGGCGGGAGGAACCGATCCGGAAAAGACGTCGGGCCGGGAAGCGACCGGCGCGGCATCGTCCTCGCTGGCAGCGTCTGTCGGGGTCACGGCCGGCTCGCTTTGGATGAACAGGGGTCCATAGAGCGCCGCCCGCCCGGATTGGTCAAGCGGCCAAGGCCGACGCCCCGTCGGAGACGACGAACAGATATTCGACATTGCGCAGCCGACCCACGGCCCCGACCTTTTCGCCCTTCGGATTGTGGATGCCGATACGGGCTCCGACGTAGCGGGGTCGGGGAATCTCGATCACCTGAACCGGGCCGCGCACCGACAGCATGGCGACCAGCTGGTCGCGGCTCAGATAGCCCTCGTCGTTGAAGGAGACGATCAGGTTCGGGGCGCGGATCGCCTCGATCACCGCCTGCAGCGCCGGGCCGATGCCGGGCTTGGAGTTGAAGGCGCTCTTGCGCGTCCGGACGTCGATCCGCTTGTTGGCGATGCCATAGGTCTCGGGCCGGTCCCACAGGACCAGGCTTTCCCAGACATGGTAGTTCCCCAGGTAGGAATGCTGGTTGTAGGGCGGATCCAGATAGACCAGGTCGCCGTCGAAGGCGGCGGCGGCCTCCAGGGCATCGGCCTGGGTCGCGCGGCAGGGGCCGGCGGCGACGGCGGGCTGGAGCGCGGGCAGGCGCAGCTCCAGCGGCTTCAACGCCCGGGTCGCCCAGGACTTCATATAGGCCATCTGCAGGCCGGCGGTGGAATCCACGCGGTCGGCGGCCTCCATCAGGCTGACCAGGGCGATGGCCTTCAGCTCGGGCTCCAGCCCCATGGCCTCGATCCGGGCGCGCATGGCGTCGATGCGCGCGCCGTTCTCGGGGCTGAAATAGCGGGCGTCATGGCAGAAGGCCTGGGTGAACCAGCCGGGCGCGGGCGGGGTCGTGGCGAGGTCGGCCAGCACCGCCACGGCCCGGTCGTGCCAGCGGTCGCGGTCGGCCTGGACATAGGCGGTGGCCAGGGTCGCGGCATAGGCGTTGTGGTCGTTGGACCAGACCCGGAACCCCTGCCCCTTCAGCGCATGACCGACCCGGGCGGTGCCGGAGAACAGATCGCAGACCTGGCCCCCGGCCGGCAGCAGGCCCCGCACCGCGGCGGTGATCGGGTCGATCAGGGCGCGCTTGGAGCCGAGGTATTTGATCATATCGAAAGCCCTCCCCCTGGAGGGGGGAGGGTTGGGTGAGGGTGAAGGCAGGAGCGGGCCGGTGAGGCGCGTTCACCCGGTCTTGGGTTCGGTGTGTCGAAGCGTCCCTTCAGCATCGTGCCTCCACCCCATCCCCAGCCCTTCCCCCTCCAAGGGAAGGGGGCAGGCTCTATGGCTTCCGCCCCGCCTTCTTCGCCGGAGCATGCGCCAATCGCAGCAGATTCGCAGCCCCCGGGGCGCCGAAGGGCGTGCCGGCCAGGATCAGGACGCGCTGGCCGGGCTGGGCCAGGCCGTACTTCATGGCCGAGCTGACGGCGTCGTCGGTCACCTCCTCCAGCGACGTCGGCTCCTTGCCGAGGCGCGGCTCCAGGCCCCAGACCAGCGACAGGCGGCGCGCCGTCTCGGGCTTGGGCGTCAGGGCCAGCATGGGCTGGAGCGGACGCTCGCGCGACATGCGCCGGGCGGTGCCGCCCAGGGTGGTGAAGACCACGATACAGGCGGTCGACTGGGCCTCGGCCGCCTTCCGGGCCGCCGCGACCAGGGCGTCGGCGTCGAAATCGTCCATGCCGGCGTGCTCGGCGTCCATCAGGCTGGGCCACAGGGGGTCGGCTTCGACCCGCTCCATGATTCGGTTCATGATGCCCACGGCCTCCAGCGGATAGTCGCCCGAGGCCGTCTCGGCCGACAGCATCAGGGCGTCGGCCCCCTCATAGACGGCATTGGCGACGTCGGAGGCCTCGGCCCGGGTCGGGGCGGGCGAGGCGGTCATGGATTCCAGCATCTGGGTCGCCACGATCACCGGCACGCCGCGCTGGCGGGCGGCGCGGATGATCCGCTTCTGGGCCACCGGCACCTCTTCGGGGTCCATCTCGACGCCGAGGTCGCCGCGCGCCACCATGACGCCGTCGCAGTAGTCGAGGATGGCGTCGAGGTCGGCCAGGGCCTGGGGCTTCTCGATCTTGGCCAGGCAGGCGGCGCGGCCCTTCACGATCGATTTCAGCTCGGCCATGTCCTCCGGCTTCTGCACGAAGCTGAGCGCGACCCAGTCCACGCCCATGCGCAGGGCGAAGGCCAGGTCCTCGCGGTCCTTGGGGGTCAGGGCCGAGACGGGGACCACGGCCTCGGGCACGGCCACGCCCTTGCGGTCGCTGAGCTTGGAGCCGCTCTCAACCGTGACGTCGGCCCAGTCG is a window encoding:
- a CDS encoding folate-binding protein YgfZ, giving the protein MTDRIARLNSRALIRVAGPDARPFLHNLLTQDVETLGEGEVRFGAMLSPPGRLLFDLFLWGEGEAVILDVAADRRAALIQRLTMYRLRAQVEVAADDRPVMASWPGVADGFVPDPRTAALGGRAIGERPADAVEADYDSHRLSVGVPDPAADAGSDKTYPIEANFDLLNGIDFHKGCFVGQETTSRMKRRGEIKKRMLPVTFEGPAPSPGAEILNGELRAGEVLTGQNGVVMALVRLDRIDGALTIEGRTAQVVRPVWMIETSN
- a CDS encoding ferritin-like domain-containing protein; amino-acid sequence: MSKTDLILAQLDQRVERRAERRKFFKTAGGFAVGATAGAVLGACSSNSDTAVAQAAPTANVDNDVLNFALNLEYLEAQFYSFAAFGTGLSNADLGGTGTQGAVTGGAQVPFSDPVVRQYANEIAQDEIAHVRFLRQVLGNIAVAQPAIDISGTNPNGAFSNAARAAGLVGAGVAFNPYASDENFLLGAFIFEDVGVSAYKGASPLITNKTYLEAAAGILAAEAYHAGIVRTVLYAKGIPTGPTPSLRANADAISNARDSLDGSSDLDQGISPTGTGNAAASNIFPSDSNAIAFSRTTQQVLNIVYLNAAAGTSSGGFFPAGLNGTFRST
- a CDS encoding DUF4440 domain-containing protein, with amino-acid sequence MEDARVWSFEESLWTGDADHYRELVDESCLMVLPSEPHVQGGRAAIEAVAHTPRWTSVDITEGQISRPQEGLIVVAYKARAEKEGATGYEAWCTSTYRRLEHDVWRVVQHQQTPPLSVS
- a CDS encoding DNA-3-methyladenine glycosylase I — encoded protein: MTEAPTRCAWCGTDPLYVAYHDAEWGVPEWDARALWEKLVLDGFQAGLSWITILKKREAFRVAFDGFDPDRVAAYGEADRARLMADAGIVRSGAKIEATIRGARVFVGMRDRGEDFSAWLWSFVDGAPIQNAWADSEARPTQTEASVAMAKALKARGFGFCGPVIAYAFMQATGMVNDHGVACFRHAAVRAIADP
- a CDS encoding glutathione S-transferase, whose product is MSDYTLYYWSVPFRGQFVRAVLAFAGQTWTEADDDAIADLMDGPPADMPVPFMGPPILVDHRAEVALSQMPAILLYLGETLELLPDTPGMRALALKVVNDANDVIDDLTLDGGRLMWTDDRWATFEPRLRKWMGLWEETGRRHGLTTTAGHLLGGARPGLADVVTATLWTTMADRFPPLEAILDEAAPMTAALSRRVAALPPLVALAQRAASDYGEAWSGGQIETSLRAVLERRAARAR
- a CDS encoding ribonuclease HII, which produces MVGKTTAQAKSARPFPTMTLETLLAARVGGPVCGVDEAGRGPWAGPVAAGAVILSADNLPPGIDDSKALTAARREELAVEIKRRAVAWGVGFASVEEIETLNILQATGLAMCRAIEALMVTPKAALVDGNYRFKLPCDVETAVGGDGLSLSIAAASILAKTARDQVMIEMDAVYPGYGFAGHKGYNAPVHSAALKAMGPCAIHRRGWSPIRALLEA
- a CDS encoding DNA adenine methylase — encoded protein: MIKYLGSKRALIDPITAAVRGLLPAGGQVCDLFSGTARVGHALKGQGFRVWSNDHNAYAATLATAYVQADRDRWHDRAVAVLADLATTPPAPGWFTQAFCHDARYFSPENGARIDAMRARIEAMGLEPELKAIALVSLMEAADRVDSTAGLQMAYMKSWATRALKPLELRLPALQPAVAAGPCRATQADALEAAAAFDGDLVYLDPPYNQHSYLGNYHVWESLVLWDRPETYGIANKRIDVRTRKSAFNSKPGIGPALQAVIEAIRAPNLIVSFNDEGYLSRDQLVAMLSVRGPVQVIEIPRPRYVGARIGIHNPKGEKVGAVGRLRNVEYLFVVSDGASALAA
- the pyk gene encoding pyruvate kinase, translated to MIRARRARIVATLGPASRAPGMVKQLAEAGVDVFRLNFSHGSHDDHAAALKAVRGAELALQRPLGVLADLQGPKLRLGRFADVEIDVKPGHTMRFDLDPTPGDATRVQMPHPEIFRALRTGMLLLLDDGRVRLRVGERTDDWADVTVESGSKLSDRKGVAVPEAVVPVSALTPKDREDLAFALRMGVDWVALSFVQKPEDMAELKSIVKGRAACLAKIEKPQALADLDAILDYCDGVMVARGDLGVEMDPEEVPVAQKRIIRAARQRGVPVIVATQMLESMTASPAPTRAEASDVANAVYEGADALMLSAETASGDYPLEAVGIMNRIMERVEADPLWPSLMDAEHAGMDDFDADALVAAARKAAEAQSTACIVVFTTLGGTARRMSRERPLQPMLALTPKPETARRLSLVWGLEPRLGKEPTSLEEVTDDAVSSAMKYGLAQPGQRVLILAGTPFGAPGAANLLRLAHAPAKKAGRKP